The following coding sequences lie in one Pectobacterium sp. A5351 genomic window:
- the pflB gene encoding formate C-acetyltransferase has translation MTELNEKLANAWQGFSKGEWQDNVNVRDFIQKNYTPYEGDESFLAGATKATSALWDSVMEGIKQENRTHAPVDFDTNVAATITSHDAGYINKGLEKIVGLQTDAPLKRALIPFGGIKMVEGSCKVYGRELDPQLKKIFTEYRKTHNQGVFDVYTPDILRCRKSGVLTGLPDAYGRGRIIGDYRRVALYGIDYLMKDKFAQFTSLQTKLENGEDLEATIRLREEIADQHHALSQIKEMAAKYGCDISGPATTAQEAVQWTYFGYLAAVKSQNGAAMSFGRVSTFLDIYLERDLKAGKITEEEAQEMIDHLVMKLRMVRFLRTPEYDELFSGDPIWATESLAGMGLDGRTLVSKTSFRFLNTLYTMGPSPEPNMTILWSEKLPQNFKNYAAKVSIDTSSLQYENDDLMRPDFNNDDYAIACCVSPMIVGKQMQFFGARANLAKTMLYAINGGVDEKLKMQVGPKSEPIKGDVLNFDEVMDRMDHFMDWLAKQYVTALNIIHYMHDKYSYEASLMALHDRDVFRTMACGIAGLSVAADSLSAIKYAKVKPIRDEDGLAIDFDIEGEYPQFGNNDARVDELACDLVERFMKKIQKLATYRGATPTQSVLTITSNVVYGKKTGNTPDGRRAGAPFGPGANPMHGRDQKGAVASLTSVAKLPFAYAKDGISYTFSIVPNALGKDDNVRKANLAGLMDGYFHHEASIEGGQHLNVNVMNREMLLDAMENPEKYPQLTIRVSGYAVRFNSLTKEQQQDVITRTFTQSI, from the coding sequence ATGACCGAGCTGAATGAAAAATTGGCCAATGCATGGCAAGGCTTTAGCAAAGGTGAATGGCAGGATAACGTCAACGTTCGTGACTTTATCCAGAAAAACTACACACCGTATGAAGGTGATGAGTCTTTCCTGGCTGGTGCAACCAAAGCGACTTCTGCCCTGTGGGACAGCGTCATGGAAGGCATCAAGCAGGAAAACCGCACTCACGCCCCTGTTGATTTTGATACCAATGTTGCCGCAACTATCACGTCTCACGACGCGGGATACATCAACAAAGGTCTGGAAAAAATCGTTGGTCTGCAGACTGACGCTCCGCTGAAACGTGCGTTGATTCCGTTCGGCGGCATCAAAATGGTTGAAGGTTCATGCAAAGTTTACGGCCGTGAACTGGATCCTCAACTGAAAAAAATCTTCACTGAATACCGCAAAACGCACAACCAGGGCGTGTTCGATGTTTACACCCCAGACATCCTGCGTTGCCGTAAATCTGGCGTTCTGACAGGTCTGCCTGATGCCTACGGCCGTGGCCGTATCATCGGTGACTACCGTCGCGTTGCGCTGTACGGTATCGACTACCTGATGAAAGACAAGTTTGCTCAGTTCACTTCTCTGCAAACCAAACTGGAAAACGGCGAAGATCTGGAAGCAACAATCCGTCTGCGTGAAGAAATTGCCGATCAGCACCATGCCCTGAGCCAAATTAAAGAAATGGCCGCTAAATATGGCTGCGATATTTCTGGCCCAGCAACAACGGCTCAGGAAGCAGTTCAGTGGACTTACTTCGGCTACCTGGCCGCGGTGAAATCACAGAATGGTGCAGCCATGTCCTTCGGACGTGTGTCCACCTTCCTGGATATCTACCTTGAGCGCGATCTGAAAGCCGGCAAAATCACCGAAGAAGAAGCTCAGGAAATGATTGACCACCTGGTCATGAAACTGCGTATGGTGCGTTTCCTGCGTACTCCTGAGTATGATGAGCTGTTCTCTGGTGACCCAATCTGGGCAACCGAATCTCTGGCGGGTATGGGTCTGGATGGTCGTACGCTGGTAAGTAAAACCAGCTTCCGTTTCCTGAACACCCTGTACACCATGGGGCCGTCTCCAGAGCCGAACATGACCATCCTGTGGTCTGAAAAACTGCCACAGAACTTCAAAAACTATGCGGCTAAAGTCTCCATCGATACCTCTTCTCTGCAATACGAGAATGACGATCTGATGCGTCCTGACTTTAACAACGATGATTACGCGATTGCTTGTTGCGTAAGCCCAATGATCGTTGGTAAGCAAATGCAGTTCTTCGGCGCCCGTGCAAATCTGGCAAAAACCATGCTGTACGCGATTAACGGCGGCGTGGATGAAAAACTGAAAATGCAGGTTGGCCCGAAATCAGAACCGATCAAAGGCGACGTTCTGAACTTCGACGAAGTGATGGATCGTATGGATCACTTCATGGACTGGTTGGCGAAACAGTATGTCACCGCGCTGAACATCATCCACTACATGCACGACAAATACAGCTACGAAGCGTCGCTGATGGCACTGCATGACCGTGATGTGTTCCGTACTATGGCATGTGGTATCGCGGGTCTGTCTGTTGCTGCTGACTCCCTGTCAGCCATCAAATATGCCAAAGTTAAACCAATTCGTGATGAAGATGGCCTGGCTATCGACTTTGATATCGAAGGCGAATATCCGCAGTTCGGTAACAACGACGCTCGCGTAGATGAACTGGCTTGTGATCTGGTTGAACGTTTCATGAAGAAAATTCAGAAACTGGCTACCTACCGTGGTGCAACCCCAACTCAGTCTGTTCTGACCATCACCTCTAACGTGGTATATGGTAAGAAAACCGGTAACACGCCAGATGGTCGTCGCGCAGGTGCGCCATTTGGACCAGGTGCGAACCCAATGCACGGTCGTGACCAGAAAGGTGCCGTTGCCTCTCTGACTTCTGTTGCTAAACTGCCGTTTGCTTACGCGAAAGATGGTATTTCTTATACCTTCTCTATCGTACCGAACGCGTTAGGTAAAGATGACAACGTGCGTAAAGCTAACCTTGCCGGCCTGATGGATGGTTATTTCCACCACGAAGCTAGCATCGAAGGCGGTCAGCACCTGAACGTCAACGTCATGAACCGTGAAATGCTGCTTGATGCGATGGAAAACCCAGAGAAATATCCGCAGCTGACTATCCGTGTATCTGGCTACGCAGTGCGTTTTAACTCACTGACGAAAGAACAGCAGCAAGACGTCATCACCCGTACTTTCACTCAGTCAATCTAA
- the pflA gene encoding pyruvate formate lyase 1-activating protein — protein sequence MSVIGRIHSFESCGTVDGPGIRFIIFFQGCLMRCLYCHNRDTWDTHGGKEVTVEELMKEVVTYRHFMNASGGGVTASGGEAILQAEFVRDWFRACKAEGINTCLDTNGFVRRYDPVIDELLDVSDLVMLDLKQMNDDIHQNLVGVSNHRTLDFARYLAKRNQRTWIRYVVVPGWSDDDASAHKLGEFTKDMTNIEKIELLPYHELGKHKWIAMGEEYKLDGVKPPKADTMDRIKSILESYGHKVMY from the coding sequence ATGTCAGTAATCGGTCGCATCCACTCCTTTGAATCCTGCGGCACCGTCGATGGCCCAGGTATCCGTTTCATCATCTTCTTCCAGGGCTGTCTGATGCGCTGCCTGTATTGCCATAACCGAGATACCTGGGATACGCACGGCGGCAAGGAAGTGACGGTGGAAGAACTCATGAAAGAAGTCGTGACCTACCGCCACTTTATGAATGCATCCGGCGGCGGCGTAACGGCATCCGGCGGTGAGGCTATTCTCCAGGCTGAGTTTGTTCGCGACTGGTTCCGCGCGTGCAAGGCAGAAGGCATCAATACCTGTCTGGATACCAACGGGTTTGTTCGCCGCTATGACCCGGTCATTGACGAGCTACTGGACGTCAGCGATTTAGTGATGCTCGATCTGAAGCAAATGAACGACGATATACATCAGAATTTAGTGGGCGTATCGAACCACCGTACCCTGGATTTCGCTCGCTATCTGGCAAAACGCAACCAGCGTACCTGGATACGTTACGTGGTCGTCCCCGGCTGGTCTGATGATGATGCGTCTGCGCACAAGCTGGGTGAGTTCACCAAGGATATGACGAACATCGAGAAAATTGAGCTTCTTCCTTATCATGAACTTGGCAAACACAAGTGGATTGCGATGGGTGAAGAGTACAAATTAGACGGTGTTAAACCACCGAAGGCCGATACCATGGATCGTATTAAGTCGATTCTTGAAAGCTACGGTCACAAGGTCATGTACTAA
- a CDS encoding hydantoinase/oxoprolinase family protein, translating into MLHKNDYRLGIDVGGTNTDAAILDADLRCIATAKFPTSLNIYSGIERVIADVLTQSGIEPQHIRYAMLGTTQCTNAIVERKGLDRVGLLRLSLPSSDSVPPLFGWDDEWQRTLGEHFYQIHGGYEFDGREIHPVVRDEVLAACDRMRGHVDSVAICGVFSPVNNEQEMQVAQWVNAALPEVSLSLSHRIGSTGLLERENATILNASLQSTANRFVSGFTQALIRHGIKATPFFGQNDGTLMSESMVKQYPILTMACGLTNSIRGACHLSGLDNALIIDVGGTTTDIGVLVNGFPRESAIAVEVGDVRTNFRMPDIISIGIGGGTCVRQSPDGKLTLGPDSVGYRLLEQGVSFGGETLTLSDIMLQLHPERWTSGLPRPLPELGNVFCQQVYRQMIDKVESAIDRIKSSSAAIPAVLVGGGSILLPDVLSGISQIVRPQNFDAANAVGVALGKVGSQIERVVKMPDNDREKIKSELLLQTVCLAEETGAMPGSVEIIDYQEIPLAYLPGNAVQVKIKAAGNLA; encoded by the coding sequence ATGTTACATAAAAATGATTACCGACTCGGGATTGATGTCGGCGGCACCAACACGGATGCGGCAATTTTAGATGCAGATCTGCGCTGTATTGCGACGGCCAAATTTCCTACCAGCCTGAATATTTATAGCGGCATCGAACGAGTTATTGCAGACGTTCTGACACAGTCAGGTATTGAGCCACAACATATTCGCTATGCGATGTTGGGCACAACGCAATGTACCAATGCGATTGTTGAGCGGAAAGGGCTGGATCGCGTTGGATTATTACGCCTGAGCCTGCCAAGCAGCGATAGCGTCCCGCCGCTATTTGGCTGGGATGACGAGTGGCAAAGGACATTAGGCGAGCATTTCTACCAAATTCATGGCGGCTATGAATTTGATGGCCGCGAGATTCATCCCGTAGTGCGAGATGAGGTCTTGGCGGCCTGTGACAGGATGCGCGGTCATGTGGATAGCGTGGCGATTTGCGGCGTATTTTCTCCCGTTAATAATGAACAGGAGATGCAGGTTGCTCAATGGGTGAATGCAGCATTACCTGAAGTCTCCCTGTCGTTATCCCACCGGATCGGCAGCACGGGACTACTGGAAAGGGAAAACGCAACCATCCTGAATGCATCGTTACAAAGCACTGCCAACCGCTTTGTTAGCGGTTTTACGCAAGCGCTAATCCGACACGGTATTAAGGCTACGCCGTTCTTCGGGCAAAACGACGGTACATTGATGTCCGAAAGTATGGTGAAGCAATACCCCATTCTGACGATGGCCTGCGGGCTAACGAACTCGATTCGTGGAGCGTGCCACCTTTCTGGACTGGATAATGCACTGATCATCGATGTTGGCGGCACGACGACAGACATTGGCGTGTTGGTGAACGGCTTCCCACGTGAATCGGCCATCGCTGTTGAAGTGGGCGATGTGCGAACGAATTTCAGAATGCCGGATATTATTTCTATCGGCATTGGCGGTGGAACCTGCGTGCGGCAGTCTCCGGATGGAAAGCTCACTCTTGGACCTGATAGCGTCGGCTATCGCCTGCTTGAACAGGGCGTCAGCTTTGGCGGGGAGACGTTAACGCTCAGCGATATCATGCTGCAACTCCACCCTGAGCGGTGGACATCTGGTCTTCCTCGTCCGTTGCCCGAGCTGGGTAACGTATTTTGCCAGCAGGTTTATCGTCAGATGATTGATAAAGTGGAAAGTGCCATCGATCGGATCAAATCGTCAAGTGCGGCTATTCCCGCTGTGCTTGTTGGTGGCGGCAGTATTTTACTGCCTGATGTTTTATCGGGAATCAGTCAGATTGTGCGCCCGCAGAATTTTGATGCGGCAAATGCGGTTGGTGTAGCGTTAGGGAAGGTCGGTTCACAGATTGAACGCGTGGTGAAAATGCCGGATAACGATCGTGAAAAGATAAAAAGCGAGCTGCTACTGCAAACCGTTTGTCTGGCAGAAGAGACGGGAGCGATGCCGGGCAGCGTTGAAATCATCGACTACCAGGAAATTCCGTTGGCTTATTTACCGGGGAATGCGGTACAGGTGAAAATCAAGGCAGCAGGAAATCTGGCTTAG
- a CDS encoding DUF917 domain-containing protein has protein sequence MSRSINTQIIDDIALGAAVLGTGGGGDPYVGSLMAKHALKNAAEVTIFDLDEIKDDDVFVPCSMIGATTVVVEKIMSAGQFVRAFDAMEKALERPITATFPIEVGGMNSLIPFVVAAAKGLPVVDCDAMGRAFPEAQMVTFFLDDLPSAPNTLADEKGNTVTLNPIDGMWSERLARVIAEQMGAACAMCDYPLRGSQLKRSAIKGTLTLAQDIGKTLRQAHQSGSHPVQSLLTILSGHVIASGKVVDVDRRTIGGLARGKVMLDGMGNDKGESFTVLFQNELLLAYRSSQVTDPRQDNLLAVVPDLISIVDSETGRPIITEHLRYGQRVDVIAYPCNEKWRTPKGIDVAGPEYFGYPVQYVPIEQLANR, from the coding sequence ATGTCTCGTTCTATTAATACACAAATAATCGATGATATAGCACTAGGGGCTGCTGTTCTTGGTACAGGGGGCGGCGGCGATCCGTATGTAGGCTCTTTGATGGCAAAACATGCATTAAAAAATGCAGCCGAAGTGACTATATTCGATTTAGATGAAATTAAAGATGATGATGTGTTTGTGCCTTGCAGCATGATTGGCGCAACGACGGTAGTTGTTGAAAAAATTATGTCAGCGGGCCAGTTTGTTCGGGCATTTGATGCGATGGAAAAGGCGCTTGAGCGGCCTATCACAGCAACGTTTCCAATCGAAGTCGGCGGAATGAATTCGCTTATACCGTTTGTCGTTGCGGCTGCGAAAGGGTTACCTGTCGTCGATTGTGACGCGATGGGGAGGGCCTTTCCCGAAGCACAGATGGTGACTTTTTTTCTTGATGATTTACCTTCTGCACCCAATACGTTAGCTGATGAAAAGGGAAATACAGTTACCTTAAACCCTATTGATGGTATGTGGTCCGAGCGTTTGGCCAGGGTGATTGCAGAACAAATGGGGGCGGCATGTGCCATGTGTGATTACCCATTGCGCGGTAGTCAACTTAAGCGCAGTGCAATCAAAGGTACGCTCACGCTGGCGCAGGATATTGGAAAGACACTGCGTCAGGCTCATCAGTCGGGAAGTCATCCCGTGCAATCTTTGCTTACCATACTTAGTGGTCACGTCATTGCATCTGGCAAGGTTGTTGATGTCGACCGCCGTACCATAGGAGGGCTTGCCCGGGGCAAAGTCATGTTGGATGGCATGGGGAACGACAAGGGTGAGTCGTTTACGGTGCTTTTCCAGAATGAACTATTACTCGCTTATCGCTCCTCACAGGTGACAGATCCTAGGCAGGATAATCTGCTGGCTGTTGTGCCTGATTTAATCTCCATCGTAGACAGTGAAACCGGACGTCCAATTATTACGGAACATTTACGTTATGGGCAGCGAGTTGATGTCATTGCCTATCCGTGTAATGAAAAGTGGCGAACGCCAAAAGGGATTGATGTTGCGGGGCCGGAGTATTTCGGTTATCCGGTGCAGTATGTGCCGATAGAACAGCTTGCAAATCGCTGA
- a CDS encoding cytosine permease has translation MTQGKAVPEKEQQGRQIYDYEYESVPTEARKSWYVIALIWLAMGIDISGLFLGAFLSGGLPFSQAVSATLIGSAFLGVLAALCANVGYGCGLSTTLLSISVFGRLGGKIIGIFSAVSLIGWFAFQLDFFGVMLQKALLHYQFEPDRFLILVFGMVLMTSTAIWGVRALGKLSVFSVPLMLVLIITGLILAANTHPEIPLPIIKAPISIGSAISYVVSIWIVSAVMSPDIARYAKTRKDALLGAGLGFFLGNSSTIVVALTLTHLVGTEDLVEVFFSIGLGMSAIVVLIFAQWTTNSTNLVSASLGLSVVIRALSRPVLVVLMAIAGLLLAYNGMINNFTQFLSLLGVLISPIAGVYLVEYYFIKSSRLQESISEASFLNVAAAISWFLGSIVSLLTSPDFFDLFTISSISALDGVMVSMAVYIGIHKFFPKLAD, from the coding sequence ATGACTCAAGGGAAAGCTGTACCTGAAAAAGAACAACAGGGACGGCAAATCTATGATTACGAATACGAATCTGTACCGACTGAAGCTAGAAAAAGCTGGTATGTTATCGCGTTAATATGGTTGGCAATGGGAATTGACATCTCAGGTCTATTTCTTGGTGCTTTCTTAAGCGGTGGGTTGCCTTTTTCTCAGGCTGTTAGTGCCACGCTTATTGGTTCTGCTTTTTTAGGCGTGTTGGCAGCATTATGTGCTAACGTCGGTTATGGCTGTGGGCTATCAACAACGCTACTCAGTATTTCCGTTTTTGGGCGTCTTGGTGGAAAGATCATCGGTATTTTCTCTGCGGTATCATTGATTGGGTGGTTTGCTTTTCAACTGGATTTTTTTGGTGTGATGCTGCAAAAGGCGCTCCTCCATTATCAATTTGAACCAGATCGTTTTCTTATTTTAGTTTTCGGTATGGTGCTGATGACCTCTACTGCTATCTGGGGTGTCAGGGCATTAGGCAAACTGAGTGTATTCAGCGTGCCATTAATGCTGGTATTGATCATTACAGGCCTGATTTTAGCAGCGAATACCCACCCTGAAATACCTCTTCCAATAATTAAAGCGCCAATTAGTATAGGAAGCGCGATCTCTTATGTTGTTTCTATCTGGATAGTCTCTGCCGTGATGTCACCGGATATTGCGCGCTATGCAAAAACGCGTAAAGACGCGCTTCTCGGTGCAGGATTGGGGTTCTTTTTGGGTAATAGCTCAACGATAGTAGTGGCACTCACTCTGACTCATCTGGTCGGGACAGAAGATTTAGTTGAGGTCTTTTTCAGTATTGGTTTGGGTATGTCTGCTATTGTGGTGCTTATTTTTGCCCAATGGACAACCAATAGTACCAACCTTGTTTCTGCATCACTGGGCCTATCCGTTGTTATTCGAGCGCTATCGCGACCAGTATTGGTTGTACTAATGGCTATTGCCGGGTTGCTGTTAGCTTACAACGGTATGATTAATAATTTTACTCAATTCTTGTCACTGCTTGGTGTCCTGATTTCCCCTATCGCGGGTGTTTATCTCGTCGAATATTATTTTATTAAATCTTCACGTTTGCAGGAAAGTATATCAGAGGCTTCATTCTTGAATGTTGCGGCGGCTATATCTTGGTTTCTCGGTAGTATTGTGAGCCTATTAACCTCCCCTGATTTTTTTGACTTATTTACGATAAGCTCGATCTCTGCTCTGGATGGCGTAATGGTGAGTATGGCGGTTTATATCGGTATACATAAATTTTTCCCTAAATTGGCAGATTAA